In Acinetobacter sp. WCHAc010034, a genomic segment contains:
- the ilvC gene encoding ketol-acid reductoisomerase gives MQIFYDKDCDLSIIQSKKVAIIGYGSQGHAHAQNLKDSGVDVTVGLRAGSASWKKAENAGLKVAEVPAAVAQADLVMILTPDEFQSQLYRDVIEPNIKEGATLAFAHGFAVLYNQVVPRADLDVIMVAPKAPGHTVRSEFQRGSGVPDLIAIHQDASGNARNVALSYASGVGGGRTGIIETSFREETETDLFGEQAVLCGGAVELVKMGYETLVEAGYAPEMAYFECLHELKLIVDLMFEGGIADMNYSVSNNAEYGEYVTGTEVINEQSREAMRNALKRIQSGEYAKMFINEGALNYPSMTARRRQNAAHGIEVTGNKLRSMMPWIQANKIVDKEKN, from the coding sequence ATGCAAATTTTTTATGATAAAGACTGCGACTTATCTATCATCCAATCTAAGAAAGTAGCGATCATCGGTTACGGTTCACAAGGCCATGCGCATGCGCAAAACCTGAAAGACTCTGGCGTTGACGTAACTGTGGGCCTGCGCGCAGGCTCCGCTTCCTGGAAGAAAGCTGAAAACGCAGGCCTTAAAGTTGCTGAAGTTCCAGCTGCCGTTGCTCAGGCTGACCTGGTGATGATTCTGACTCCGGATGAATTCCAGTCACAGCTTTACCGCGACGTGATTGAGCCGAACATCAAGGAAGGCGCAACTTTAGCATTTGCTCACGGTTTTGCTGTTCTTTACAACCAGGTTGTTCCGCGCGCCGATTTAGACGTGATCATGGTTGCGCCTAAAGCGCCGGGCCACACAGTGCGTTCAGAATTCCAGCGCGGTTCAGGCGTGCCTGACTTAATCGCGATTCATCAGGACGCTTCAGGCAATGCCCGCAATGTTGCGCTTTCTTACGCTTCAGGCGTAGGCGGCGGCCGCACCGGCATTATCGAAACATCTTTCCGCGAAGAAACTGAAACTGACCTGTTCGGTGAACAGGCTGTGCTTTGCGGCGGCGCGGTTGAGCTGGTTAAAATGGGCTATGAAACTTTGGTTGAAGCCGGTTATGCGCCGGAAATGGCTTACTTCGAATGCCTGCACGAGCTTAAGCTGATCGTTGACTTGATGTTCGAAGGCGGCATCGCGGACATGAACTATTCAGTATCGAACAATGCTGAATACGGCGAATATGTAACAGGTACTGAAGTAATCAACGAACAGTCTCGCGAAGCGATGCGCAATGCGCTGAAACGCATTCAGTCTGGCGAATATGCGAAGATGTTCATTAACGAAGGCGCGTTGAACTATCCGTCTATGACTGCCCGCCGCCGTCAAAACGCTGCGCACGGCATTGAAGTGACAGGCAACAAGCTGCGCTCTATGATGCCTTGGATTCAAGCCAACAAAATCGTAGACAAAGAAAAGAACTAA
- the ilvN gene encoding acetolactate synthase small subunit, with protein MRHIISVLVENEAGALSRLVGLFSQRGYNIETLNVAPTEDPTLSRLTLTTYGDDHKIEQITKQLNKLVEVVKVVDLSEGAHIERELMLIKVKALGAARAEIKRTADIFRGQIVDVTPTTYTIQLAGTTDKLDGFIDALAENTILEVVRSGVSGIARGEKVLTI; from the coding sequence ATGAGGCATATTATTTCTGTACTCGTTGAAAACGAAGCGGGCGCGCTTTCCCGTTTAGTGGGCCTGTTTTCGCAGCGCGGCTACAACATTGAAACCCTGAATGTGGCGCCGACTGAAGATCCGACACTGTCGCGCCTGACGCTGACCACCTATGGCGATGACCATAAGATTGAGCAGATTACCAAGCAGCTGAACAAGCTGGTTGAAGTGGTTAAAGTGGTGGATTTGTCAGAAGGCGCGCATATTGAGCGTGAGCTGATGCTGATTAAAGTGAAGGCTTTAGGCGCAGCGCGCGCGGAAATCAAGCGCACCGCTGACATTTTCCGCGGACAGATTGTGGATGTAACGCCGACGACTTATACCATTCAGCTGGCGGGCACAACAGACAAGCTGGATGGCTTTATTGACGCGCTGGCGGAAAATACCATCCTTGAAGTTGTGCGTTCCGGCGTATCGGGTATCGCGCGCGGCGAAAAAGTTTTAACCATCTGA
- a CDS encoding acetolactate synthase 3 large subunit, translating into MELLSGGEMLVRALADEGVEHVFGYPGGAVLHIYDALFQQDRINHYLVRHEQAAGHMADAYSRVTGKTGVVLVTSGPGATNTVTPIATAYMDSIPMVILSGQVASHLIGEDAFQETDMVGISRPIVKHSFQVRHASEIPAIIKKAFYIASSGRPGPVVVDIPKDATNPAEKFAYEYPEKVKMRSYQPPHRGHSGQIRKAIDELLHAKRPVIYSGGGVVQGNASELLTELAHTLGFPVTNTLMGLGAFPGDDPQFVGMLGMHGTYEANMTMHNADVILAIGARFDDRVTNNPAKFCKNAKVIHIDIDPAAISKTIMAHIPIVGAVEPVLQEMLAQLKQLNVSKPNPEAMAAWWSQINEWRKVHGLKYEIPADGTMKPQQVVAALDKLTNSEAIITSDVGQHQMFGALYYRYKRPRQWINSGGLGTMGVGLPYAMAAKLAFPDQQVVCITGEASIQMCIQELSTCKQYGLNVKILCLNNRALGMVKQWQDMNYEGRHSSSYVESLPDFAKLMEAYGHVGIQIDHADELESKLAEAMAINDKCVFINVMVDRTEHVYPMLIAGQSMQDMWLGKGERTK; encoded by the coding sequence TTGGAACTTTTATCTGGTGGTGAAATGCTTGTTCGCGCATTAGCGGACGAAGGCGTTGAACATGTTTTTGGGTACCCAGGCGGCGCAGTACTGCATATTTACGACGCGCTATTTCAACAAGACAGAATTAACCATTACCTCGTGCGCCATGAGCAGGCGGCCGGCCATATGGCCGATGCCTATTCGCGCGTAACAGGCAAAACCGGTGTTGTGCTGGTCACATCCGGCCCGGGCGCAACCAATACCGTTACTCCAATCGCAACAGCCTATATGGACTCCATCCCGATGGTGATTTTGTCCGGCCAGGTTGCTTCGCATCTGATTGGCGAAGACGCGTTTCAGGAAACCGACATGGTGGGCATTTCCCGCCCAATCGTGAAGCACAGCTTCCAGGTGCGCCATGCCAGCGAAATTCCGGCCATCATTAAGAAAGCCTTTTATATTGCGTCTTCCGGCCGTCCGGGACCGGTGGTGGTCGATATTCCTAAAGATGCGACCAATCCGGCGGAAAAATTCGCTTACGAATATCCTGAAAAAGTGAAAATGCGCTCTTACCAGCCGCCGCACCGCGGCCACTCCGGCCAGATCCGCAAGGCGATTGATGAGCTGCTGCATGCCAAGCGTCCAGTCATTTACTCGGGCGGCGGCGTGGTGCAGGGCAATGCCTCTGAACTGCTGACCGAGCTGGCGCATACTTTAGGCTTTCCGGTAACCAATACCTTGATGGGCTTAGGCGCATTCCCGGGCGATGATCCGCAGTTTGTCGGCATGCTGGGCATGCACGGCACTTATGAAGCCAACATGACCATGCATAATGCAGACGTGATTCTGGCCATCGGCGCGCGTTTTGATGACCGCGTGACCAATAACCCTGCGAAATTCTGCAAAAATGCCAAAGTGATCCATATTGACATCGACCCTGCGGCGATTTCAAAAACCATCATGGCGCATATTCCGATTGTCGGCGCGGTGGAGCCGGTATTGCAGGAAATGCTGGCGCAGCTGAAGCAGCTGAACGTGTCCAAGCCGAATCCTGAAGCTATGGCTGCCTGGTGGTCGCAAATCAATGAATGGCGCAAAGTTCATGGCCTGAAATATGAGATCCCGGCGGACGGCACCATGAAGCCGCAGCAGGTGGTTGCAGCTTTGGATAAACTCACCAACAGCGAAGCGATCATTACCTCTGACGTTGGCCAGCATCAAATGTTCGGCGCGCTGTACTACCGCTACAAGCGCCCGCGCCAATGGATCAACTCCGGCGGCTTGGGCACCATGGGCGTAGGCTTGCCGTATGCTATGGCTGCCAAGCTGGCTTTCCCGGATCAGCAGGTGGTGTGCATTACCGGCGAAGCATCCATCCAGATGTGCATTCAGGAGCTTTCGACCTGCAAGCAGTACGGCTTGAATGTGAAAATCCTCTGTCTGAACAACCGCGCATTGGGCATGGTGAAGCAGTGGCAGGATATGAACTATGAAGGCCGCCATTCCAGCTCTTATGTCGAGTCCTTGCCGGACTTCGCCAAGCTGATGGAAGCGTATGGCCATGTCGGCATTCAGATTGACCATGCCGATGAGCTTGAATCCAAGCTGGCGGAAGCAATGGCGATTAACGACAAGTGCGTATTTATTAACGTTATGGTTGACCGCACCGAGCACGTTTATCCGATGCTGATTGCGGGCCAGTCCATGCAGGACATGTGGTTAGGCAAAGGGGAGCGCACAAAATGA
- a CDS encoding DUF4124 domain-containing protein, with protein sequence MKMPFAKLGSAAAALALAVSAQSSFAQNFYKWVDAKGSTHYTATPPPKSAKKKGKVETYGWKNSAAPAPAAGGQAHPEAKAAAQEAQQAAAEKEQVHQEAQAALRQGQALSSEAK encoded by the coding sequence ATGAAAATGCCTTTTGCTAAATTGGGAAGCGCAGCCGCGGCTTTGGCGCTGGCTGTGAGCGCGCAAAGCAGCTTTGCGCAAAATTTCTATAAGTGGGTCGATGCCAAAGGCTCGACGCATTATACCGCTACGCCGCCGCCGAAAAGCGCCAAGAAAAAAGGCAAGGTGGAAACCTACGGCTGGAAAAATTCCGCTGCGCCGGCGCCGGCAGCAGGCGGACAGGCGCATCCTGAGGCCAAGGCCGCCGCGCAAGAAGCGCAGCAGGCTGCAGCTGAAAAAGAGCAGGTGCATCAGGAAGCCCAGGCGGCATTGCGCCAAGGGCAAGCGCTTTCCTCAGAGGCAAAATAA
- the leuS gene encoding leucine--tRNA ligase has product MTTHIDPEYQASAIEPAVQQDWETRKAFKVADTAEGPRRYILSMFPYPSGKLHMGHVRNYTIGDVISRFHRLKGETVLQPMGWDAFGLPAENAAIAHQVAPAKWTFENIAYMRDQLKKLGLSVDWDREFATCTPEYYHWEQWLFVQLYKKGLIYRKLSTVNWDPVDQTVLANEQVENGRGWRSGALVEKRDIPMYYFRITDYAQELLDDLDTLKDGWPQQVLTMQRNWIGRSQGMEITFPSARPEVYADGLTVFTTRADTLMGVTYVAVAAEHPMALKAAAIQSEAGNPELQAFIEECRMGSVAEADLATAEKKGMATGLSVKHPVTGEEVPVWIANYVLMSYGSGAVMAVPAHDERDFEFAGKFGLSIKQVIDAKGADDADFDAALWQEWYGSKEGKLVNSGEFDGLDLQGAYDAFLAKLEPQALANSKVQFRLRDWGVSRQRYWGCPIPMINCDTCGQVPVPEEQLPVVLPTDVVPDGSGNPLNKMPEFYETQCPCCGGDARRETDTLDTFVESSWYYARYASPDFTGGLVKPEAAQTWLPVNQYIGGVEHAILHLLYARFFHKLMRDEGVVQGNEPFTNLLTQGMVLADTFYREAESGKKTWFNPADIELEKDEKGRVLSAKYSGDGQEVVVGGQEKMSKSKNNGIDPQAIIDQYGADTARVFMMFAAPPDQSLEWSDAGVEGSNRFLKRVWRLAAGFLEKGNPASAIDAAQLSTAAQDLRRKTHETIQKVGDDIERRHAFNTAIAAMMELLNANNRFEAQNDNDVAVARESITALLTLLAPFAPHLSQTLLTQFGIDLTAALFPAVDESALARNTQIIVVQINGKLRGKLEVPVDASKDDILAQAKALPEVQQFLTGPTKKEIVVPNKLVNLVV; this is encoded by the coding sequence ATGACTACTCACATTGACCCTGAATATCAAGCCAGTGCGATTGAACCTGCCGTCCAGCAGGATTGGGAAACTCGCAAAGCCTTTAAAGTTGCCGACACTGCAGAAGGTCCGCGCCGCTACATCCTCTCGATGTTCCCTTATCCAAGCGGCAAACTGCATATGGGTCATGTGCGCAACTATACCATTGGCGACGTCATCAGCCGTTTCCACCGCTTAAAAGGCGAAACCGTGCTGCAGCCGATGGGCTGGGATGCATTCGGCCTGCCTGCTGAAAACGCAGCCATTGCGCATCAGGTTGCTCCGGCAAAATGGACCTTTGAAAATATCGCCTATATGCGTGACCAGCTGAAAAAGCTGGGCCTTTCAGTGGATTGGGACCGCGAGTTCGCCACCTGCACGCCGGAATACTATCACTGGGAACAATGGTTATTTGTGCAGCTGTATAAAAAGGGCCTGATCTACCGCAAGCTTTCCACCGTGAACTGGGATCCGGTGGATCAGACTGTGCTGGCCAATGAGCAGGTTGAAAACGGCCGCGGCTGGCGTTCCGGCGCACTGGTGGAAAAGCGCGATATTCCAATGTACTACTTCCGCATTACCGACTATGCGCAGGAACTGCTGGATGATTTAGACACCCTGAAAGACGGCTGGCCGCAGCAGGTTCTGACCATGCAGCGCAACTGGATTGGCCGCTCGCAGGGCATGGAAATCACCTTCCCTTCAGCCCGCCCTGAAGTGTATGCAGACGGCTTAACAGTCTTCACCACGCGCGCCGACACCTTAATGGGCGTGACTTATGTGGCTGTAGCTGCGGAACACCCGATGGCGCTGAAAGCGGCTGCTATCCAGTCAGAAGCAGGCAATCCTGAACTGCAAGCGTTCATTGAAGAATGCCGCATGGGTTCAGTCGCGGAAGCGGACTTAGCGACTGCTGAGAAAAAAGGCATGGCGACCGGCCTGTCTGTGAAGCATCCTGTGACTGGCGAAGAAGTGCCGGTTTGGATTGCCAACTATGTACTGATGTCTTACGGTTCTGGCGCGGTGATGGCGGTTCCGGCGCATGATGAGCGCGACTTTGAATTTGCCGGAAAATTCGGCCTGAGCATTAAGCAGGTGATTGACGCCAAAGGCGCAGATGATGCGGACTTTGATGCAGCCCTTTGGCAGGAATGGTACGGCTCTAAAGAAGGCAAGCTGGTTAATTCCGGCGAATTTGACGGCCTGGATTTGCAGGGCGCCTACGATGCTTTCCTGGCAAAATTAGAACCGCAAGCTCTGGCTAATTCTAAAGTCCAGTTCCGCCTGCGCGACTGGGGCGTATCGCGCCAGCGCTACTGGGGCTGCCCAATTCCAATGATCAACTGTGACACGTGCGGCCAGGTGCCGGTGCCTGAAGAACAGCTTCCGGTTGTGCTTCCGACGGACGTGGTTCCGGACGGTTCAGGCAACCCATTGAATAAAATGCCTGAATTCTATGAAACCCAGTGCCCGTGCTGCGGCGGCGATGCGCGCCGTGAAACCGACACGCTGGATACTTTCGTAGAATCTTCCTGGTACTATGCGCGCTATGCATCTCCTGATTTTACTGGTGGTTTAGTTAAGCCTGAAGCGGCGCAAACCTGGCTGCCGGTGAACCAGTACATCGGCGGTGTCGAGCACGCAATTTTGCACTTATTGTATGCGCGTTTCTTCCATAAACTGATGCGCGATGAAGGCGTGGTGCAAGGCAATGAGCCGTTCACCAATCTGCTCACTCAAGGCATGGTGCTGGCGGATACTTTCTACCGTGAAGCGGAGTCAGGCAAGAAAACCTGGTTCAATCCGGCGGACATCGAACTTGAAAAAGACGAAAAAGGCCGCGTGCTTTCCGCTAAATACAGCGGCGACGGCCAGGAAGTTGTGGTTGGCGGCCAGGAAAAAATGTCCAAGTCGAAAAACAACGGCATTGACCCGCAGGCGATCATTGACCAGTACGGCGCAGATACAGCGCGCGTATTCATGATGTTCGCGGCTCCGCCTGACCAGTCGCTTGAATGGTCGGATGCCGGTGTTGAAGGCTCTAACCGCTTCCTGAAGCGCGTTTGGCGCCTGGCTGCCGGCTTCCTTGAAAAAGGCAACCCTGCATCAGCCATTGACGCTGCCCAGCTTTCAACTGCCGCCCAAGACCTGCGCCGCAAGACGCACGAAACCATTCAGAAAGTCGGTGACGACATTGAGCGCCGCCATGCATTCAACACGGCGATTGCCGCCATGATGGAACTGCTGAATGCGAACAATAGATTTGAAGCCCAGAATGACAATGATGTGGCTGTGGCGCGCGAATCCATCACGGCGCTGCTGACTCTGCTGGCGCCATTTGCGCCGCATTTGAGCCAGACTTTACTGACCCAGTTCGGCATTGATTTGACGGCAGCGCTGTTCCCTGCTGTGGATGAGTCTGCGCTGGCCCGCAATACGCAGATCATTGTGGTTCAGATCAACGGCAAGCTGCGCGGCAAGCTGGAAGTGCCGGTAGATGCATCTAAAGATGACATCTTGGCGCAGGCGAAAGCCCTGCCTGAAGTGCAGCAGTTCCTGACTGGCCCAACCAAGAAAGAAATTGTTGTGCCGAATAAGCTGGTGAATTTGGTGGTTTAA
- the holA gene encoding DNA polymerase III subunit delta encodes MKLDYLQALKRVDEARGAWVLHGQEPLLEQNLLDAFRASWQKQEIERQRYDISSVSDWKTVFNALNSLSLFSSQLAVEVHGNIKPDAGGLKELKSYLQHNEQNLLLVVMPKQDSSSLKTAFFQVIDANGVNVALSANYPKDRQQILAAEAQKLGIQLASDAWQWLEQHHEHNLLAAKNSLMRVSDTFAEAGVIQVEHLHSCLQDQSRYSTFDLSDALLQANLGQAVKIFQYLTASGEPMPLILWSISKEMRLLMQLFEQPQNALQLGIWKSKVSQYQQALRRLDPGSFVTWPALLLRIDASIKGLGCENPEHLAQQAIASMCGRQLFN; translated from the coding sequence ATGAAGCTCGATTACCTGCAGGCGCTGAAGCGTGTTGATGAGGCCCGCGGCGCCTGGGTGCTGCACGGCCAGGAACCGCTGCTGGAACAGAATCTGCTGGATGCGTTCCGCGCCAGCTGGCAAAAGCAGGAGATTGAGCGCCAGCGCTATGACATCAGCAGCGTCAGTGACTGGAAAACCGTATTTAACGCCTTGAACAGCCTGTCGCTGTTTTCCAGCCAGCTGGCGGTTGAAGTGCACGGCAATATCAAGCCGGATGCCGGCGGGCTGAAAGAGCTGAAAAGCTATCTGCAGCACAATGAGCAGAATCTGCTGCTGGTGGTGATGCCCAAGCAGGACAGCAGCAGCCTGAAAACCGCGTTCTTTCAAGTAATTGACGCCAATGGCGTGAATGTTGCTCTCAGCGCAAATTACCCGAAAGACCGCCAGCAGATTTTAGCGGCCGAAGCGCAGAAGCTCGGCATTCAGCTGGCCAGCGACGCCTGGCAATGGCTGGAGCAGCATCATGAGCATAACCTGCTGGCGGCCAAAAACAGCTTAATGCGCGTCAGCGACACTTTTGCTGAGGCCGGCGTCATTCAGGTTGAGCATCTGCATTCCTGCCTGCAGGACCAGTCCAGATACAGCACCTTTGATTTAAGCGATGCCCTGCTGCAGGCCAATCTCGGCCAAGCGGTTAAAATTTTCCAGTACCTGACCGCCTCCGGCGAACCGATGCCGCTGATTCTGTGGAGCATCAGCAAGGAAATGCGCCTGCTGATGCAGCTGTTTGAACAGCCGCAGAATGCGCTGCAGCTGGGCATCTGGAAAAGCAAAGTCAGCCAGTATCAGCAGGCTTTGCGCCGGCTTGATCCCGGCAGCTTTGTGACCTGGCCGGCGCTGCTGCTGCGCATTGACGCCTCGATTAAGGGCCTGGGCTGCGAAAATCCTGAGCATCTGGCGCAGCAGGCGATTGCCAGCATGTGCGGCCGGCAGCTGTTCAATTAA
- a CDS encoding MacA family efflux pump subunit, producing MPKIKPAKILMIAVCILAAAVTAWYFFKPKAQQAEYISAEVSRGDIENSVLATGVLEATKMVSVGAQVSGQVKKMHVALGDQVKQGQLIAQIDSVRQENDLKTAEASIKNQQAQLTVKQANLSKVEAEYKRQQAMYAQDATSRAELEAALAGYKTAQAEIASINAQIEQSRLTLATAKEDLGYTRIIAPMDGTIVAIVTEEGQTVNANQSAPTIVKLAKLNTMTVKAEISEADVMKVSEGQTVYFTTLGNSEKKHYAKLRQVEPAPSSINNETSSNTSSSSSTAVYYNALFDVPNEDGKLRIDMTAQVYIILDEARNVLTVPAAAVQASNRRSKSGANAGAGSAEQQPRSEGDAAPASRLQLTAAEKALVEQGKASVATVRVVQADGTAKPQPVLLGLNNRVTVQVLRGLKQGEKVVIADGSDTSNDAAKRSSRGPMRM from the coding sequence ATGCCAAAAATAAAACCCGCTAAAATCCTGATGATAGCAGTCTGCATACTGGCAGCTGCGGTTACCGCATGGTACTTCTTCAAGCCGAAAGCGCAGCAGGCGGAATACATCAGCGCGGAAGTCAGCCGCGGCGACATTGAAAATTCCGTGCTGGCGACCGGCGTGCTGGAAGCCACCAAAATGGTCAGCGTCGGCGCGCAGGTGTCCGGCCAGGTGAAAAAGATGCATGTGGCGCTGGGCGATCAGGTCAAGCAGGGCCAGCTGATTGCGCAAATTGATTCAGTGCGCCAGGAAAATGATTTAAAAACCGCTGAAGCCAGCATTAAAAACCAGCAGGCGCAGCTGACCGTCAAGCAGGCGAATTTATCTAAAGTTGAGGCGGAATATAAGCGCCAGCAAGCCATGTACGCGCAGGACGCCACTTCCCGCGCCGAGCTGGAAGCGGCCTTGGCCGGCTATAAAACAGCGCAGGCTGAAATCGCCTCGATCAATGCGCAAATTGAACAGTCGCGCCTGACCCTGGCCACCGCCAAAGAAGACTTAGGCTATACCCGGATTATTGCGCCAATGGACGGCACCATTGTGGCGATTGTGACTGAAGAAGGCCAAACCGTGAACGCCAATCAAAGCGCGCCGACCATTGTGAAGCTGGCCAAGCTGAATACCATGACCGTCAAGGCGGAAATTTCCGAAGCCGATGTGATGAAAGTTTCCGAAGGGCAAACAGTGTACTTCACCACCTTGGGCAACAGCGAGAAAAAGCACTATGCGAAGCTGCGCCAGGTGGAGCCGGCGCCCTCTTCCATCAATAATGAAACCAGCAGCAACACCTCTTCATCCTCCAGCACGGCGGTATACTACAACGCGCTGTTTGATGTGCCGAATGAAGACGGCAAGCTGCGCATTGATATGACCGCGCAGGTGTATATTATTCTGGATGAAGCGCGGAATGTGCTGACTGTTCCCGCAGCCGCGGTTCAAGCGTCGAACCGCCGCAGCAAGTCTGGCGCAAATGCCGGTGCCGGCAGCGCTGAACAGCAGCCGCGCAGCGAAGGCGATGCAGCGCCGGCCAGCCGCCTGCAGCTGACCGCAGCTGAAAAAGCGCTGGTTGAGCAGGGCAAAGCTTCTGTGGCAACAGTCCGCGTGGTTCAGGCCGACGGCACAGCCAAGCCGCAGCCGGTGCTGCTTGGGCTGAATAACCGCGTTACCGTGCAGGTGCTGCGCGGCTTGAAACAGGGCGAAAAAGTAGTGATTGCGGACGGTTCAGACACCAGCAATGACGCGGCCAAGCGCAGCAGCCGCGGCCCGATGAGAATGTAA